In one Carassius carassius chromosome 14, fCarCar2.1, whole genome shotgun sequence genomic region, the following are encoded:
- the ndst2a gene encoding bifunctional heparan sulfate N-deacetylase/N-sulfotransferase 2 has product MGLWKLVRGVRQLELHRLILVLIIFCLLSMAFLAYYVSNSPKIKEAPPLPFSDCGGVVAAAPGGQRAPLFLPPFTGRQRTVKAVDNSRTEPVVLVFMESIYSQLGQEIVAILESSRFRYHTEIAPSKGDMPTLMERDIGRYALVIYENILKYVNLDAWNRDLLDKYCAEFGVGIIGFFKANENSLLSAQLKGFPLFLHSNLGLRDYHVNPAAPLLYITKPNEVEQGPLPGDDWTVFQSNHSTYEPVLLAVTKSSEALDHLGPHRALHATVVQDLGLHDGIQRVLFGNNLSFWLHKLIFVDAIAYLTGKRLCLSLERHLLVDVDDIFVGKEGTRMKVTDVKALLNTQNKLRSLVPNFTFNLGFSGKFYYAGTEEEDEGDDMLLQHRHEFWWFPHMWSHMQPHLFHNVSVLAEQMRLNMQFAQEHGIPTDMGYAVAPHHSGVYPVHSQLYEAWKSVWGITVTSTEEYPHLRPARHRRGFIHRGIKVLPRQTCGLFTHTIFYNEYPGGSRELDKSIRGGELFLTILLNPISIFMTHLSNYGNDRLGLYTFESLVKFVQCWTNLRLQTLPPMELAEKYFQIFPEEMDPLWQNPCHDKRHKDIWSKEKTCDRLPKFLVIGPQKTGTSALHSFLTLHPAITSNFPSPVTFEEIQFFNGPNYHYGIDWYMDFFPFPSNVSTDFMFEKSANYFDTEVVSKRASALLPRAKIIALLINPVDRAYSWYQHQRAHQDPAAINHTFHEVVTAGPSASKELLTLQSRSLKPGTYATHLERWLVHYQARQLHIVDGALLRSNPALVMDGIQRFLGVTPIFNYTQALVFDEGKGFWCQRLEGGRPKCLGKSKGRKYPEMAHETRAFLTEYYREHNLELLRLLNRLGQALPTWLREELQSTSWS; this is encoded by the exons ATGGGGCTGTGGAAGTTAGTACGGGGTGTCAGGCAACTCGAGCTCCACCGCCTTATCCTGGTGCTCATCATCTTTTGCCTGCTCTCCATGGCTTTCCTGGCCTACTATGTCAGCAACAGCCCTAAAATAAAGGAGGCACCCCCTTTGCCCTTTAGTGACTGTGGTGGGGTTGTTGCGGCCGCACCAGGAGGGCAACGGGCTCCTCTTTTCCTGCCTCCTTTCACAGGCCGGCAGAGAACGGTTAAAGCAGTGGATAACTCTCGAACAGAGCCTGTGGTGCTGGTCTTTATGGAAAGCATCTACTCTCAGCTCGGACAAGAGATTGTGGCTATCCTTGAGTCCAGTCGCTTTCGATACCACACTGAGATTGCACCCAGTAAGGGGGACATGCCTACGTTGATGGAGCGTGACATCGGCCGATATGCCCTGGTCATTTATGAGAACATTCTAAAGTATGTCAACTTGGATGCTTGGAACCGTGACCTACTGGATAAATATTGTGCTGAATTTGGTGTAGGCATCATCGGTTTCTTCAAAGCCAATGAGAACTCGCTGCTTAGTGCCCAGCTGAAGGGCTTCCCACTGTTCCTGCACTCTAACCTGGGCCTACGAGACTACCACGTCAACCCTGCCGCCCCATTACTGTACATCACCAAACCCAATGAGGTGGAACAGGGCCCACTCCCTGGCGATGACTGGACAGTCTTTCAGTCTAACCATAGCACCTATGAGCCTGTGCTCCTGGCTGTCACAAAATCCTCAGAAGCACTGGACCATTTGGGCCCCCACCGAGCCCTTCATGCCACTGTAGTTCAGGACCTTGGCCTTCACGACGGAATTCAAAGGGTTCTGTTTGGCAACAATCTGTCGTTTTGGCTTCACAAGTTGATTTTTGTAGATGCCATAGCATATCTGACAGGGAAAAGACTCTGCCTGTCCTTGGAGAGGCATCTGCTAGTTGACGTGGATGACATATTTGTGGGAAAGGAGGGTACGCGTATGAAGGTGACAGATGTGAAG GCTTTGCTCAACACACAGAATAAACTGCGTTCGCTGGTTCCCAACTTCACCTTCAATCTTGGATTCTCCGGGAAGTTCTACTATGCAG GTacagaggaggaggatgaaggcgACGACATGCTGTTGCAGCACCGGCATGAGTTTTGGTGGTTTCCACACATGTGGAGTCACATGCAGCCGCATCTTTTCCACAATGTCAGTGTGCTGGCGGAGCAGATGAGACTCAACATGCAGTTTGCACAG GAGCATGGTATTCCCACAGACATGGGGTACGCTGTGGCCCCACACCACTCAGGGGTGTATCCTGTACACAGCCAGCTGTACGAGGCCTGGAAGAGTGTATGGGGGATCACAGTGACCAGCACAGAAGAATATCCACATCTGAGACCGGCACGCCATCGCAGGGGCTTCATACATCGTGGCATAAAG GTGTTGCCCAGGCAGACATGTGGCCTTTTTACTCACACCATCTTCTATAATGAGTACCCTGGAGGCTCTCGGGAGCTGGACAAGAGCATACGTGGAGGAGAACTCTTCCTCACCATCCTCCTAAACCCT ATCAGCATCTTCATGACTCACCTGTCTAACTACGGAAACGATCGGCTCGGCTTATACACCTTTGAGTCTCTGGTGAAGTTTGTGCAGTGCTGGACCAACCTACGGCTACAGACTCTACCTCCCATGGAACTAGCTGAGAAATACTTCCAGATCTTTCCAGAAGAAATGGACCCCCTATGGCAG AATCCTTGTCATGACAAAAGACACAAAGACATCTGGTCCAAAGAAAAGACCTGTGATAGACTGCCCAAGTTTCTGGTTATTGGCCCACAGAAAACAG GTACCTCAGCTTTGCACTCCTTCCTGACCCTTCACCCCGCCATCACCAGCAACTTCCCCAGCCCAGTCACCTTTGAGGAGATCCAGTTCTTTAACGGGCCGAATTACCACTACGGCATTGACTG GTACATGGACTTCTTTCCCTTCCCCTCGAACGTCAGCACAGATTTCATGTTTGAGAAAAGTGCCAACTACTTTGATACAGAGGTGGTTTCAAAGAGGGCTTCCGCCTTACTCCCCAGAGCCAAGATCATAGCATTGCTTATAAACCCAGTCGACAGAGCCTACTCTTGGTATCAG CATCAGCGAGCACACCAGGACCCTGCTGCCATTAACCACACCTTCCACGAGGTTGTAACAGCAGGTCCGTCTGCATCTAAAGAGCTGTTGACCCTTCAGAGCCGCAGCCTCAAGCCTGGGACTTACGCCACACATCTTGAGCGCTGGCTTGTGCACTACCAGGCCAGACAG CTCCATATTGTAGACGGCGCCCTGCTTCGATCTAACCCAGCCCTGGTGATGGATGGCATCCAGCGGTTCCTGGGGGTCACACCCATCTTCAACTACACCCAGGCTCTCGT CTTTGATGAGGGTAAAGGATTCTGGTGTCAGAGGTTGGAAGGTGGGCGTCCTAAGTGTCTGGGGAAGAGTAAAGGCAGAAAATATCCAGAAATGGCCCATGAG ACACGTGCCTTCCTGACGGAGTACTACAGGGAGCATAACCTGGAACTGTTACGGCTGCTGAATCGACTGGGTCAGGCGTTGCCCACCTGGCTCAGAGAAGAGCTCCAGAGCACCAGCTGGAGCTGA